Genomic segment of Chrysiogenia bacterium:
AGCTCGGTGCTCGGCAGCGCGAACTCGCCGGCAACGGCGGGCTGCTTGGCGAACTCGAAGGCCTCCTGATCGGCAGTCTTCTTCTTGTCTTTCTTTTCGGGCTTCTTCTTGGGCTTGCGGATCTTCGCGTCGATCTGCACGGGCGCCGGCTCATCGGCAGCCAGCGGCGGGGCAATCTCCACTTCCTCGGTCACCTTGGCCGAGGCCATCTGTTCGCGAAGCTCCGAGACGTGCTCCTCGCGCTTTTCGAGCTCGGCGCGGGTGCGGCGCTCCTGCGCGGCGCGGGTAAGCGCCTTGGTCATGCGGGCGAGCAGGGAGCGAATGGCGCCGAGCGCCTCGCTCAGCGTGATGTGGGTGAGCACCATGAAGCTCACAAGCAGCCCCAGCACCGTCACGGCTGCTGCGCCGGGCACGTTGAGCGCGCCGCGGAATCCCTCGCCGAGCAGGGTGCCCAGCAGGCCGCCGGCCGCAACCGATTCGCCGCTCACAGCAACTTCGGCAATGGAGAGATGCAGGGCCACGGCGCTGAAGACGGCGAAGGCGAAAAAGGCGCCGCCGCGCATGGCCAGCTTGTGCTTGGGCGGCAGCTCCGCGCCCACGAAAGCCCAGGCGCTCAGCGTTACCAGCACCAGCGGGAAGAGATAGGCCGCCAGGCCGAATCCCTCGATGAGGATCTTGTTGGAGAGCCACACCCCGGTGGCGCCGACCCAGTTGGCCACGGGCAACTCACGCCCGAGCAGCCCCTCATCGGCGGGGGAAAAGCTGACCAGTGACAGTACAAGCAGAAGGGCGAGTACCGCTGCCGCCGCTCCGAGGATCTCTCGGGGCAGGGAGCTTCCTTGACGTTCCATCGGTCCAAAATTCGGCGCTGCCGGCCCTCACCCATGGCCTTTGCGGCGCGCCGCCTTGCTCACTCACTCAAGTAGCGGGGAAAACCCTTTGAACCCCGCCGCGCGCGCTCCGGCCTCGTGGGGCCGCCTCAGGAAGAGGAAGACGCGCGCTCGATCACGACCGGCAGGATGTAGGGGATCACCGTGGAGCTGTGCCTGCGCCAGTGGCGCCGCAGGCTCTGGATGAGCGCCTCTTCCAGCGAGTCGTAACCGCTAGCTTCTTGATAATACTCGGAAATTGCCCGATTGACCACCCCTGTGAGTGCGTCGTCGGTGTGACCGTTTCGTGCCAGCCCCCGCATCTCGAAGGCCGGGGGAGCCGCCAGGGCGCGGCGCCGGGGGTCCACGCTCACCGTGGCCACGAGCAGGCCGTGGTTGCCCAGAAAATGCCGGTCGTGGAGTTCCTGCGCCCCGAGCATCAGGCCCGTGCCCGCATCCACCGCCCGGGCGCCCGCCGGGACGCGGCCCTCGATCTCGGCCGCCTCCCGAGTGACCCTGAGAACGGCGCCGTCCTCGATGTGGATCACGTTCTCCACCCCGCACTCGCGGGCCAGCTCGCCGTGGGGCACGAGCATCCGGGTCTCGCCGTGGACCGGGATAAAGAACTTCGGCCGGATCATCTCGATCATCTGCCGCTGCTCGTCGCGGGCGGCGTGGCCCGAGACATGGACGCTCTCATCGCGGTCCTGAACGACGCGCGCGCCCACGGCGTGGGCGGCGTTGATGAGCTTGCCGATGGAATCCTCGTTGCCGGGAATGGCGCGGGCCGAGAAGACGAGCAGGTCGTCCTCGCAAAGGTCGATCTGTGTGTGCTCGCCGCGGGCAATGCGCGCGAGCGCGCTCGAGCGCTCGCCCTGGCTGCCGGTGACGACGTAGCAGACCTTGCCGGGGGAGAGCTTTTCGAGCTTCTCGGGCGTGGTCACCGTCCTGGGCGGAAATTTCAGAAAGCCGAGCTGGCGCGCCACACGCGAGACCGACTGCATGCTGCGCCCCATGAGCGCGACGCGCCGCCCGGTGGCATGGGCGGCATCGATCACCTGCTGGAGGCGGTCGACGTTGGTGGAGAAGGTCGCAATGAAGACGCGCCCTTCGTGGCCGCGCATGAGATCAGTGAGCGCCGGGCCCACCTTGAGCTCCGAGCCCGTGCGCCCGGCGCGACCCACGTTGGTGGAGTCCGAGAGCAGGGCGAGCACGCCCGCGTCGCCGATCTCGCGCATGCGCGCCAGGTCGATGCGCTGCGAGCCCGGCGGGGTGGGGTCGATCTTGAAATCGCCGGTGTGGAAGACCACCCCCTGCGGCGTGGTGATCGCCAGCGAGAGGGCGTCGGGAATCGAGTGGGTCACGGGGATGGTCTCGATCTCAAAGGGCCCGAGCTGGTAGCGCTCGCCTGCCTCGACCAGCTCGCACAGGTTGCCCACGTTGAGCCCCCACTCGGTGAGCTTGGGACGCAGCAGGCCAAGCGTCAGCCGCGTGCCGTAGAGCGGGACGCGAATGCCTTCCTGCAGGAGAAAGGGAAGCGCGCCGATGTGGTCCTCGTGCCCGTGGGTGAGAAAGACCGCCTCGATGCGCTCGGCGTTTTCCTTGAGATAGGTCAGGTCGGGGATGAGATACTGGGTGCCCAGGTAATCGTCGCCGGGAAACATGGTCCCGCAATCGACGATCAGAATGCGCCCGCGGGTCTCGTAGACCATGAGGTTCATTCCAACCTCACCGAGACCGCCCAGCGGGATCACACGAAGGGAATCGTCATCGGGGAAGCGCAATTGCTCGGGCAGGTCCTGCCAGGGCAAGCGTCTGATCTTCTCAAAAATACTCAAAGACCGGGCCTTAACCTGTTGAATTCTCTGACTGTTTCCCCTTCAATCAAGCTACTAAGGGCCCGCGGGGGCTGTCAATGAAAAACGTGATGTAAGGCACTTTGTCGGGGGCCCCATCGGCAGTAGAATCGGAAGCCGGAAACCGGGCTTTCAACCTGAAATTACTGGAGTTTTAGCCACGCCCATGCAGCACCGCAGCCTCAAAACCTCTTCGAGCCGCCGCGAGCGGCTCCGCGCGCTCTTTGCCGCGCTCGTGGTGATCCTCGGCGCGCTCTGGATGGACGGTGCTCTGGCCGAGTCCCCGCGCGAGGTCTACGAGCGCGAGATCAACCGCCGCCTGGATGCCGACGACGGGCTTACCAAGGAGGAGCGCGCGCGCTGGCGCGAGAACCTGCTCGCCGGCTTCGAGAGTGCCTTCGACAACATGGTGAGCGAGCGCGAGTACATGCTCGATGCTGTGGACACGATCTTCCACATCATGATCGAGGGAATCTTTGCAGAGCTTCCGCCCGCGCAGGTCGTTCCCGTGGCCCGCGCGGCCTTCGACGCAAGAAAGACCGGCGCGCCGGCGGCCGCCGTGGAGGGCATCGCCCAGTACGGGCTCTCCGACTACGTGCGCGATCAGGGCATCGAGATCAGCGCGCTGGAGATCGCCGGGTGGGCTTCGGGCTCCGAGGCGGCCAAGCGCGTGGGGGTTCCCGATTTTATCGCCGAAGACTTTGTCGCCCAGGCTCTCGAAGCCCGCTGGGGCATTGACCGTTACGTCCAGCTCAACGGCGCACTCATCCGGGCCGTCACCGAGGGACACGACGCCGAGGTGGCCGGGCGCTACCTGCTCATCTCCATGGAACTGGGCGAGAAAAGCGCCGAGGAAATCGTCGCGGAGATGGAGCCCTACCTGCAGAAAGTCCGGCGCGAGAAGGCCGGCGAGAAGCTCAAGGAAATGCGCGAGCGTCAGGAAGAAGAGCAGGGGAGCGGCGAGCCCGCCAAACCAAAGACGCAGCCCAAAACAGAAACGCGCACGGCCCTGAGCCCCGTGCCCGGCCAGTACAATCCCTTTGCCGGCCAGCGAACTCCCGGCGCTGCGCAGCCGGCAGCGCCCCAGCGCCCGGCGACTTCGACCGCGAGCAATCCCAGAAAGCCCGCCTCCTCGGGGCCGCTCATGGGCGTCGTCCCGGCGGCACCGGCCAAACAACAGACCGCCGCGGCGAAGCCAAACAAACCCGCCGAGCAGGCCCCGCGCAGCACCGCACCGGTAAGTAGCCAGCTCGTCTCGGCAAAACCCAACGCCATCGTGGGCCTTGTCTCGCGTAGCGCGCTCGATGCCGAGATCGATACGTGGATCGGAACGCCCTACAAGTGGGGCGGCACGAAAAAAGTCTACGGCGCCGACTGCTCGGGCTTTACCCAGGGATCGCTGCGCGCGGTGAAGATCGGCATCCCGCGCGTCTCGCGCGATCAGGCCCAGGTGGGCCGTTACCTCAACGCCGACGGCGCGCGCAACCTCAGCTACGGCGACCTGGTGTTCTTCGACACCACCGGGCGCGGCACCAAGAGCCGCGTCTCCCACGTGGGCGTCTAC
This window contains:
- a CDS encoding ribonuclease J, giving the protein MPWQDLPEQLRFPDDDSLRVIPLGGLGEVGMNLMVYETRGRILIVDCGTMFPGDDYLGTQYLIPDLTYLKENAERIEAVFLTHGHEDHIGALPFLLQEGIRVPLYGTRLTLGLLRPKLTEWGLNVGNLCELVEAGERYQLGPFEIETIPVTHSIPDALSLAITTPQGVVFHTGDFKIDPTPPGSQRIDLARMREIGDAGVLALLSDSTNVGRAGRTGSELKVGPALTDLMRGHEGRVFIATFSTNVDRLQQVIDAAHATGRRVALMGRSMQSVSRVARQLGFLKFPPRTVTTPEKLEKLSPGKVCYVVTGSQGERSSALARIARGEHTQIDLCEDDLLVFSARAIPGNEDSIGKLINAAHAVGARVVQDRDESVHVSGHAARDEQRQMIEMIRPKFFIPVHGETRMLVPHGELARECGVENVIHIEDGAVLRVTREAAEIEGRVPAGARAVDAGTGLMLGAQELHDRHFLGNHGLLVATVSVDPRRRALAAPPAFEMRGLARNGHTDDALTGVVNRAISEYYQEASGYDSLEEALIQSLRRHWRRHSSTVIPYILPVVIERASSSS
- a CDS encoding C40 family peptidase; the protein is MQHRSLKTSSSRRERLRALFAALVVILGALWMDGALAESPREVYEREINRRLDADDGLTKEERARWRENLLAGFESAFDNMVSEREYMLDAVDTIFHIMIEGIFAELPPAQVVPVARAAFDARKTGAPAAAVEGIAQYGLSDYVRDQGIEISALEIAGWASGSEAAKRVGVPDFIAEDFVAQALEARWGIDRYVQLNGALIRAVTEGHDAEVAGRYLLISMELGEKSAEEIVAEMEPYLQKVRREKAGEKLKEMRERQEEEQGSGEPAKPKTQPKTETRTALSPVPGQYNPFAGQRTPGAAQPAAPQRPATSTASNPRKPASSGPLMGVVPAAPAKQQTAAAKPNKPAEQAPRSTAPVSSQLVSAKPNAIVGLVSRSALDAEIDTWIGTPYKWGGTKKVYGADCSGFTQGSLRAVKIGIPRVSRDQAQVGRYLNADGARNLSYGDLVFFDTTGRGTKSRVSHVGVYLQNGRMAHASSSKGIMKTDFTRRYYQSKYMFGRRVTQFTR